The Vespula pensylvanica isolate Volc-1 chromosome 14, ASM1446617v1, whole genome shotgun sequence sequence GGACTGAAACTTGGAAGACAATAACCCCTTTACCAGAGTTCCACTTGCCATTAccaaacatttttcttacaaatGACTTTAGCTTAATATCTGTAACTTCGGATGTTCCTAAATATCCTGTTAAAATACATAGCGACGATATATCTGAAATTTGGTACAGGCCTGATCCAAAGTTTGGTTTACCCGAATGTtacatgtatttttatattatatctcctTTAACAACGTCAGCTAAAAAgtaagaaacatttttatataaaacatttatttattttcactatataaattttattgcttTGATATAATCGACCGTTTATACTTTTAGCGTTGCTCTGATGGACttgtttatagaaatattaaaacaattattggTCGAAGAATTGTATCCAGCTACAGCAGCTGAACTTAAACATCAAATGTATACAGGTCAGAAGGGTATCGTTGTTAAAGTTAATGGATTTAACGAAAAACTGCCAGTAAGTATATCTTAATCGATTCATCaattattatcttaaattGGCTGTAGTTGTTATTaagatgtaataatatatgtatcacATACATGTGTTTTCAgcttttattaaacatttgtGCAAAATATATAGCAAATAGTCCAAATCTTGTAACAAAGGATCTATTTGATATTATGAAACAAGAACAGCTCAAAgcttattataatacatttgttaAGCCAGCAAAGTTAGCCAAGTATGTatcgtgtttctttttatcttctattgtaaactataaaattataacgtataagtatttaatttttcatataaaacatTACAGGGATGTAAGATTATCCATATTGATGCTCGATCATTGGCCTGCTGTCGATAGACATACAGCTATCACTGCTACTACATTTAACGAATTTCAAACTTTTATCGAACAATTTACTaagcatacgtacatacaatgTCTCGTGCAAGGCAAtatgacaaaagaaaatgtcatacaaaatatacagaactgcattgatattttaaaatgtgGTCCATTGTTATCGAATACTATGCCTCGATTGAGAATTACAAAATTGCCCACAGGAATACAATattgtaaagtaaaaaattttaacaagaTGGATGTTAATTCAGTAGtgacaaattattatcaatcggGTATATCGTCTATCAAATTAACAGTTATCATAGAACTGCTTCTTGTGAGTATCtagatcgtttttttttttttttttttttttaacagaaaaaacaaaacttaCATTAAccgtttcttttatatatttagatgaTTATGGAAGAACCATTATTTAATCAGCTTAGAACGCAAGAACAGCTTGGATATGATGTTTCATGTCTTATGAGAAATACTTATGGCATTCTTGGTTATTCTATCACTGTGTATACCCAAGCAGATAAGCATTCAACAGAGCATGTGGATaatagaattgaaaaatttttaaaatcatttaacaAGGTATTAAAGGAGACTTCGGAAAAAGATTTAGAAAGTATTAAAGAAGcattaacgaaaataaaacaatgtgctgatattcatttaaaagaagaagttgaCAGAAACTGGTCTGAAATCACAAATTGTGATTACATATTTGATagattggaaaaagaaataattgctGTTGATGgtataaaaattgaagaattaAGAAATTGGATGGCTTCTCATACTATCAATGGAGACAACCTTAGAAAACTGAGTGTTCATATAATAGGAACTAAAGAAGAAacttcgaacgaaaagaaaggtacgtgcataaatatttacttcaCACTGTGCTGACATCAGCAAAATCAAATGATatctgtaattatatatatatattttttttttcacagatATTTCTAAATCGGAAAGTGATGATAAAGTTACATACGAGTTgaagtatttaaataatacagctacaaaaacaaataagtCGTCAGAGGTATATATTACAGAcattgataattttaaaagtGAACTACCTATATATCCTCTAAAAGATACATTaggatgataatatatattataaaaaaattatgtatttgcCTCATTCAGAAAAGTGTAATAAATACGTAGATTTATAAGTATTGAAAAACATGATaactctttatatttcttactaCTTACCTTTTCATGCGATCTACTGagatattatgtataaaaatatctaaaataaagATTGATGTTCGGTATAAAACAATGATATGTtcttaatagaatttttatagttcttttaattatattcaagaCATGACAACACGTttcaataaatcattaaacttTCGAAAATGTCAGCCAACCATATCCAAGAACCTCTCGTGCTAAGAGCTTTCTTACAAAACTTGTTGAAGGTTCAATTTTCAATGTTTGAACCATACATTATGTTGAAAAGCTTTTTTGTTAACCCAACGGAGGATCTATGTATCTTATCGTTCTATTCTctgcgtgtgtgtgttgtgtagTTACATTatacaagaaaattatatggttaatatttttaaaagaaatgaacttAAAATATCTGCCAATGGATGAGAGCCACTCTgccataaaaaatatttacttgttCGAGAAATTGTTTTGATGCGTCAAATATAATCTTGATTAGCAGAGCGGCATACTCCAGAGAGCGCAGATTTACAAAGCAAATATCAATGTAATTTGAATATTCTAAATTGTTACAACATCCATCAAAGTGCGTttgcattttaatatttcgaataatcatTGTATACATTGTTTTTTTGTAGTATTATAGAGTTGCcactacatttatataattattacctCCTACTTCCCAAATacgtattcatttttaaagtaGTAAATGTGATTTTagctttataataatttttaattgccTTGTGTTGTCAGCACTGATTCTTATTTCACTTTATCCTTTGAATTGGAATTACAGAAAAGCATCAGAATTTCAGCATACAAACGTGATTACTTAAATTTCTGTACTTAATTTTCAGTTCTTCGGCTAGCAAAAGCATAGAATCAGCTCTGCTTGACACTAGACATGAATGGGGTAcatgttataatattaagtTACAAGATAGAATAATTCAACAAGAATACATCAATATTATTGTGTTATATAAATGCAAAGAGACTAAATGGGTCGGCTATGTAGCAATAATcactatatatttcttaaatatatatttaatagttaGAAATGAATAATTCATTCTGAAATGTAGCTTTTGCTGAAtcgatgttattatttatatttgccATCACTGAAGCATAATCCTACTCAGTATTATATGGGACACTGTTTAGCAATGacataatattttaagtaTAACGCAAGCAATTCATCAAATATCAACATTACATACTcaaatttaaatgtataaaattagtGTCACTGCTCTCATAAAACAGAAACCACTCACCGACccataaagataaaattaattgattactAACAATATAGCAGCGCATGCTTATTTTTTCAGGAGGATCGTTTAActttttatagttttctttgataaatccAAAACAGCAAAAACcccataatttatattacgcGTCAAGCATAATCGAAAAAACATTGTATCCACCACTTTGCGGCATGCgcttatgtatataaacattgttacattttttaaatacaaagaaaaagcaaaacaaaaataaacatacTAATGATTATCAAACATACATGTTACCTCGCATATGCgcatgtatctttttttagcTATGAGAAATAATAGCAGAATATacattatgtaatatttaataagaatatataatgatGGGGCCCACATGCATTTTCAGCTACATCAATAagtgtttaattttttttattttattttattatagtatatcgTGTTcgctattatattttattatatctcaaTATTGCATATGTAAGCAAAAACTATGACATAAGAAAACTTAAAATTTACGAATGGAACATACTAATTAAAGTTGTTCTCTgtccattattatttattaaattacaattagAAATTGCAACTCTACTCATACAATCCTACAGCAAattaagagaataagagaaacatCAATATTTCAATGCCCATCAtggtgtatatattataatacgcGAAAAAtaggataataatatttcttttttttttttttttttttttttgggtaatcatttaataaagtaagtaaaaattaaatgatttcattttttttttcttgtttttcaacGATATCTAAAGACCTACtgagtataaataaaaataaaaataaaaataaatacaaaaaaaaagaaaaagaaaaaagatattgtttTCTTCTGAATCAGGAGCATAATTATATTAGTGATATAAGTAAGCTAATCTGTGAAATCCTACTGGCTGTCTCGATAATAATCTGCGCTAGAAAAATATGATGTTAACGTAAGAAGAAAACAGCCATAAAAAATACGAGTCTTACTTTAATGCGTCTGAATATCGATTGCAGACATTAATCGCGTAAATCGTACCATCGACCGTTTCTCAAAAGCATTTGTCACTCTAGCAGAGATACCAAGTTAGTCTTATACTTtgtgtataattaattttctgttATTACAACACACAATGTTCAAAGGTCATTATAGATGGTTACTTCATAAATATAGTAGATTATTcgtatgttttttttgtttttttgttttcgtttaaatGGTATGTTGTATCATAGACATTTTTTGTGGGCCCCCTTTTTCTACTTATACAACGAAAAGCAGGCACGCATTAAACACGCCCTGTTTTTAACGTTGATTATGCTTTTAtgcaagtttcttttttccgacaTTTCTATTCTGTTGTATTCAATATGGATTTCCGCATTTGcttcgtatttattaaattatttcatgttATTATATTGCATACTCATATCAGTGCAGCAGCAACTGATTATGTTGTGTATATCATTGTGTCATTTACATTTTGTATCTGGTATCAAGAGATTGATTTCTTGGAAAGAAAATCATCTACCTTTACGAAAGCGTAAAGTGGCATTTACTCTCAAATTGGTTTGTCAGATCAGAAGGTCTGCTTCTAGTACGTGTCACTTGTAATGATTaatattcttcatttaaaaattgtaattcgCACGCGCGATAAACAATGTGGTAATGTATATGTCTCAATACATTACATTGCAatggtaaaataatattagctAATGGAAACTGTAAGATTTTATATGTCGTAAAATATACCTATAAACGCATTTATTAGTTAATAATCAAGCAAGTGTGTGCCATTCAAAATGCATCGGAAAAACTGTTAATTATTCGCAGATGCTCAGCGCACGTTGAAGCTGACATggtataataattcatttctgttattcattctctctcttatccctATAAGCTGTCCAAAAATCAGAATTAAACAGTTAGAGATATAGGAGAATATGGGATTTTTTTCGGCAATGCTTACTTGTGGATGTCATTTCTAAATATGCACATCCAAAGCACTTTTTCTAAACACATCTATCTTTCCAGATCTTACTTATTTTATCCCACAGGCTCATCaatcctctccctctctctctctctctctctctctctctctctttctctttctctctctttctctctctccctgtcattctattcaaattatataaagtttcTCATTGTCTTAATGCATTTTACGCAATAACAAATctacaaaaatataacattttattttatcgtctcTTCTTATATTATCTCAATAAATGGTTTTTCTTACTCGCTTTAATTATCTCTCTGCACTTAGACACACATCTTTTTGCCTCAccttatttaataatcgtgTTTTGTCGTGCTGTCTTGTTTCTTACCATTCTTTcattattgataaaagaacACATCTTAAACACTGCTCTTTGGTAGAATGTCCCTCTTTTTGACTATTCTactcataaatatatttataacataatcATGTTCTCTAACTCAGTGCATGATAAGCACATGCAACTGGATTTTGTATGTACACCACATTGATCGCACAATTACTTCTAGTATAACTATTCATATGTacaattaaatgatatatttcattaaatatagtAAATGTGTGGAGGACAATAGATGTGTAGGATTTTTGTACTTGGGCTATGTGATACTATCCAATTGATTTTTCTACCTCAagtacaactttttttttattttaacagcAACAAGCGGCACTCGTATAATTTTGCATAGTAATTAATCATTGTTTAATGAGCTTTGTGTGTCCAAAcacttaataaaaattaatataaaggGGCGAAAGAAAacttcattgaaaatttattttttttcttttttctttttccaaaaaaaaaaaaaaaaaaaaaaaaagaaagaaagaaagaaagaaagaaagaaaattatgtcaTTCAAAAAACGTCACCAATATAAAGCAATTcattgctctttttttttttttttctttataatgcAACATATCTTCTAAAGATATAAAGcgtgttttataatattattaatctcttGAAAAAACTCGTTCGTTTACAATTAATAACCAGCTTAAAAGCTACATACTTGTAATAGAAAAACTATTACATTTAACGTTCGAATTCAATAGAGTACGTTCAATCATATAAGTTCCAATGCAACagcaagtaaatatataattttgattgcatataaacgtatatataatgtgtgtatatttatatatatatgcatcctgtgcatatatatagagacttatattttatatatatatatataaatatatacacgtgtatatgcAATGACCTAACATCCCCCACTTATATACATCATTCTCCCACGCTTTCCCCCAACGCTATCATAAATATCGCATTCATAAATCTCTTTTCTACGTAAGTATATGTCCACATTCATACATCTCACATTCACAACTTACGTATAATACGCTATGGGAATCTAAtctaaatcatatataaatatatattttacctaTATGAAAAGCATCAGTCTCCATGTGCAAACAATCATCTCAGTATCCTATACCTTTTATTTCTACTTACTTATAAAAGTCAATAAACCATCTCGTGATATATCcttcattaaatttaaattcatttagaGGCTTATCAAAGGCTAGGTTACTGAGATCATTAAAGCAAGCATTTCATATAATAccggaaaatatatattttcattgtaaaaaaaataatcacacTTCTTAAGAATTAAATACTTAGCAGCTGACAACTTGTTCTCAGTAGTAAAATTAGCGCACGCATACACTAATCAGTCGAGTTCATCATCCCATGGTATTGCGAGCAAAGATGCTCGTTAGCACAagcacgatttttttcttctatcttacATAGAGTGGTATGTTTGGCAGTGAGGACATCATATAGTATATGTCAAAAATTGGTTATTCTTTATGCCATCTTCTATATCTCTTTGAGACGCCTTAAAAAGACGTCTTGTCACTTATATTAGTTAAATAATTTGGCCCCATTAGAGCTTTAGATAGATACACCGAGCTATTGTGCACTGGATACTTGATATAACGAATATATGATTCTCACTGAATATGAGAATTCTTGAGTAGTAAAGTCACTTTTTAAATTACCGTATCGTTAACTTTCTTATACAATTGAGAGATtctatacatttaaaaataaacaaaacagaacaaaaaacaaaacaaaacaaaataaaataaaaaaaaatgtattcttaTATTGCAATAATTATACTAATCTCTTtgtaattcaaattaaatttacagAGTACGactataaaatactttttcaaaatacatagaaatatcattataagtaaatattattagtttttcaaAAGTTCACAGTGCACAATTGCCGATTGAATATATGGATATTGCAGTCTTCAGTCGCATCCGGGAGTGTCTAAAGTCCATGAAAAAGTGGTTATTATAAATACCTAATTTTCAGCCACTACCTGTGTAGGAAGTGGTGCATCTCCCTGGCCCTTCTCGACAGTTTTACCATTTTCTACAGCATCATCAAATTGACCAGGCACTGGCAGTACTTCTTTTGTTGTATTAATACTTGTTACAGGATCTCtgaaataacgaataattgAATTACATTCTGCACGTACATGAATCCGCGTTTGCATACGCATATTgtgcttttttaaaaaagaacatggTCTATAAATAACGTACATATAATCATTCAGTCCGTCCACATTAATACCTCGTCCTTTGCTATCCTTCTTATCACACTCTTTAGTCTTCTTTATAGTAGTTTTTTTCTTACTGGTTGCCTAAAAATAAAgctttacatttattttagaaactAGAGTTAATTTAGGAATATAATACCTTCATCTGAGTCTTCTTTCCACGTCCAGCTATTTGCGTACGATTATTCCCGCGTGTTGGAAAAGTTGGCCTTCCCATTGGATTGAATGCACGGGGTAAACCATACTTCAAACCACCTATTGAAGTAACCTACAACAAATtacttgtattattaatatctcaattctttttcttatctcatcTCTAATTTCTTACATTGAAGAGATTTGTAGAAGACTCTTTGGAAAAAGTCTTTACATATAACACTTAcctttaaattatttgtaaatttttgtcatttatttatatcaatgataagcaaaattttgtataattagtCATAACTAATTAGCAACAGTTAAAAATGATTGTGTAATAAGATACATCAATTGAGATACATGTGTGATATAATGTAGAtgtctttattttaatattgtatgTACTACATATGAAAAGCACACCTTTGTCAAAatagtttataataaaattatgtaaaaacataaaaacagAGATGCATGATGAactctttaataatttactctgaatatttaagtaaaaattaaatttgcaaaatagaaaacaacGACCTATGCAATgccttcaatatttttttgagaAGAATTCAAAGATTCGTCTTCAGGAAAATCTTCTTCCACGTATAAACAATGATATTGGACCATAGTTAGACTGCGATTGTATGTATACCCTACCTGAGGTGGAAGTCGTCCTCGAGGATGTCCTTGCATAGGTTGTGGCAATCGACCAGGTTGACCATAATTGGGACCCCATTGACCAACAACAACACCAGCAATCTCCAATTGTCCTCCGCGCGAAGGTATAGGGCGACGCATTAGACCACGTTGTGGCAATGTACCATTACCTCGTCCACGAATTAAACCTTCATTAATCGTACAGCCAGCTGGTAGAATATTCTGAGGTACTGATACACGAATGCCTGTAAATAGTATTacgttttttataaattacaccAGAATATACATGCTTGGTACTTACTTCATTGGTaggaaacaaattaaaaaattaaaaaattaaaaaaaataaagaaataaaaaaaacaaaaaatatgttttattagaaaaaaaaaaaaaaaaaagaaagacataaaAATTAGAACAGTTTTGAAATTTGCAGGACAAATTAGACGCCACGAAAAAATAGTACTCTCCTCccaattgaatttttttttttttttttttttttaatattttcaataagaaaacttatataaaagattCTAAGAAAATTCGGGCCTTTGAGTATCCCTACTTTTTGGATCAATTGTTTTATTGaaaccttttattttttatgaggACTTTCATCCAATTTAATGGATgtatacgatagaaaaataaaatacatataaatagtcaatgtaaaaagtataaaaataatgatataatttatgagATATATAACAGAATTTCTACCTGGTGCAATAGGCATTGGTGGTCGTGCAAACACGACATTGATCCCTTCAAGTACAgcctttctcattctttcaacTTTTACAACACGTTCTATGTGACCACTGCACAattccaataaattttttgcaaTAGTAGCTCGTGCTAATGTATggtgaaataattttccatcAAAATATAACCAAGGACAGCACATTAACCAAGGTATTGGAGCGCCGCAAGCATCATTTGCTAAAAGAGCAGTTTCCACGCCTGCCATAAATAAACTTGCAAGTTGAACACCACGGGAAGTTACTAAAGGAAGctgtaaaatgattttttttttttttttttccaattaaattTAAGATACTTTATCAAAGctgcatttatatattatactatgaACAATAATCGTTATATTACCTGTAAATCCTGCAAATATTGAGCATTCATTAATTCTGGAGAAAAGGCCTGTGCAATAAAAGCATCTAATTCTTGACGacgcaaaatttttattttatcagagAAAGACATAACGTatctgtaaaaagaaaaaaatttgtattattatcagataagctattaaaaaaatatacatataaaaaaaaataataaaaaaagaaaaaatgtcggACATGCAGTAAATCTgctttaaaaatgtaatatgtgCACTCACCGTAAAACACAAGCCATAACTAAAAAATGTTGAGGTACATAAGCTGTATTTAACATAAGAGGTGTATCTGACCTCATGCAAGTCAAAAATCCTCTTAATCGGCGACGTTTGTCATCTATTCCTGtgctataaataaaatattacagatttttcaaatgacgcttataaaataattattgcatgtgtgtgtgtgtgtgtgtgtgtgtgtgtgtgtgtgtgtgtgtgtgtgtgtgtgtgtgtgtgtgtgtgtgtgtaaaaaattaataagagaaaCTAACCCAAACCACAAACGTTGGATTGTCGGAACACCCCAACCAATTTGTTCTGCTTTTACTAATTCTGGAGTTTGATATGGATTCGACTTTGACCATACCCATTCCTTTATTATCACGTCCGGTACTTCAATTTTTTCACTGTCTACagaagtttaaaaaatattataaatacatgttaaatcatatataaatgttagatcatacataataatatttatacgtatatatacataccacctttctctttacttttagTTGCTAAATACATCCGATggtgtaaattaaaaagaattgcaTATACCATTTGTCTTACTGGTCTATAAATCAAATGAATAGAAGGAAATTCTCTGTGATTTTCATCCTCTAAAAGAACTGGCAATTTAATTTCACCAGCTATAAGAATTTGATATATGTGAGGAGACATTAGACCTTTTTGATGTCTTTCAGAAGCAGTACGCATAACTTCTGGTACCGTACTAGGAATACTAGTagttgttttttctatttgttttgttGAATCCGTAGTAGCATGCGATGGAGATGTAGCAGAGGAACTGCTACT is a genomic window containing:
- the LOC122634163 gene encoding constitutive coactivator of PPAR-gamma-like protein 1 homolog, with translation MGIQDLQAFLDSNCIPGGSVSVDLLKIARTVTQRQRNRLSKVLSPHSTTKLRLVLDGECCLDRLYGGYFSDWACGGQWNRMVQFLAVLIQATEMSGLELAVFFNGCFEASRRADWVQNQLQVRIKVNNVIKHITTKGTPPPKIWWTPPVCLRTSLRMALRYFNVAVLCSMDDHHQEVIAYCRENNFNGLIADDAEYAAFDPPRYFSSEQLKLTYKGSLDTKEYIIPELLKALNIPADRLCLLAALLGNYILTENNLLDFYKKLNINTNTNKTSIEQMIKTIANFVRELPSVELDVVSQKVFGSLSDPRCSKLRQSVQYYINGTKEGFLHYKPVKPTKAHKIDSKQNLQTQSNLSDGPSTSEGDSSLETSRFASETLESERESLNAYKQATANAKSAPQIVIDPPGIQGHGDADNARSEEEQSNGHAINGTHNLLISSSSSSSSSSATSPSHATTDSTKQIEKTTTSIPSTVPEVMRTASERHQKGLMSPHIYQILIAGEIKLPVLLEDENHREFPSIHLIYRPVRQMVYAILFNLHHRMYLATKSKEKGDSEKIEVPDVIIKEWVWSKSNPYQTPELVKAEQIGWGVPTIQRLWFGTGIDDKRRRLRGFLTCMRSDTPLMLNTAYVPQHFLVMACVLRYVMSFSDKIKILRRQELDAFIAQAFSPELMNAQYLQDLQLPLVTSRGVQLASLFMAGVETALLANDACGAPIPWLMCCPWLYFDGKLFHHTLARATIAKNLLELCSGHIERVVKVERMRKAVLEGINVVFARPPMPIAPGIRVSVPQNILPAGCTINEGLIRGRGNGTLPQRGLMRRPIPSRGGQLEIAGVVVGQWGPNYGQPGRLPQPMQGHPRGRLPPQVTSIGGLKYGLPRAFNPMGRPTFPTRGNNRTQIAGRGKKTQMKATSKKKTTIKKTKECDKKDSKGRGINVDGLNDYIDPVTSINTTKEVLPVPGQFDDAVENGKTVEKGQGDAPLPTQVVAEN